In Candidatus Eremiobacteraceae bacterium, the sequence CCGGCTTGGGCACGGCCTCGGTGTAGGTGAGCATCGTGCGCGCGTCGTCGACCGCAAGCTCGGCTTCGGTATCGCTGCTGACGACGGATTCGGGCACGCCTGCGAACTGTCGTGCCGCGCTGCGTCCGATCTGCTCGAGCGCCTCGCGTGCCTGCTTGCGTTCGAGGATCTGAAGCGCCTGGCGATCGTAGCCCTTGCCCGGGAAGCGGGCGTTGAGCTGCCACAGATATTGGATGAAATCGTCGTACAGGCTCAACTTCGTGGAGAAGTACGTGGTCCGGGCGCTTGTGGCGCCAAGACCAGCCCGCGTGCTTTCGATCTGATCGAGCGCCCCGGTGTAGTCGGCGATGGCAGCGGCGCGCATGTCGAGCGCGGACTCCGCGTTGGCCAGCGCGCGCAAGCCGCCCCACAGCCGCTCGCTTTGACCTTGGCGGCGCGCCAATACGACTGCCTGGCGCGCGGCTTGGAGCCCGGCTTGATTCTTGCCGAGCGAGACATCCGCGCTGGCGATATCGATCAACGTTATCCCCTCGCCGAGCACGTTCTGTTCGGCGAGGAACATGACGAGGGCCTGATGGTCATCGTCATACTCCTGCTTGGGATGCCCGGTCCTGCCGTATAAGGCTCCGAGCGCGTAGTAGGTGGTGGCGACCTGGTCGTCGTCACCGATCGCTTTGGCGATCTGGAGCGACGCGTTGAGATCGCGTATCGCGTCGCTGGTACGCCTGAGATTCACTTCGGCGATCGCGCCGGTCAGAAGCGCGTCGACCTCGCCTCTCTTGGCTCCGATGGCCTCGTCGATGCCCGCCGCGGCCGACGAGTCCTGCACGGCTTCCTCGTCGCGGCCGAGTGAAGAGAGCAGCGACGCCAATGCGACCAGCGCTCCCGCCTCGCCATGGCGGTAGTGGACGGCGCGGTACAGCGCGAGCGCTTGTTGCACGTTGTCCATCGAGGCGTCGTACTCACGCAACTGTCGCTGCACATCCGCGAGTTGGTAGAGCGCACCGCCCTCACCGATGCGCCAGCCGATCGCGTGATCGAGCGCGGCTTGCTGTTTGAAGTCGTCGAGCGCGGTGTCGTAGTGCGTTTGTTTCTCAGCTAAGTCGCCCAAGTTGCCGAGCGCGACCGCCTGATTGCGCCGGTCATCGACGCTGCGGGCGACCTGGAGCGCCTGCTCTGCGGCGTGCTCTTCGTCGCCGGAGCGGCCGAGATTCCGATAGGAGAACGCCATGTCGTTGAGGACATGGGCCTCTTGCGAACCGCTGTCGAGCGCCCGGAATATCGGCAGCGCTTGAGCGTAGTCCTTGAGCGCGATGTCGTCGTGGCCGATCGTCTGATTGACAGTGCCGATCAGTTCGAGCGAGCTGGCCATCGCGTACTGGTCGCCGATCTGGCGAGAGATGTCGAGCGACTGCTGGAGATACGGGAGCGCTTCCGGGTAGTGGCCGGAGTTGGCGACGATGATGGCGATGCCGCGAAGCACGTCGGCTTGACCGCGCTGATCGTTCGCCGCGCGATACAGGTCCAGCGCCTGCTTGTCGGCCGTCATGGCATCGTCGGTCTTGCCGATGAAGTCGTCCAGGTCGCCGATAGCCGACAGGACGTCTGCCTGGCCTGCGCTGTCGTTGATATCTTTGAAGATCGCGAGCGCTTGTTGATAGCTCGCCATCGCGTCGTCGTTCTTGGATTGTGCTTGCTGCACGTTGCCGATCCACTCGATGTCAGCTGCTTCACCGGCCCTATCGTTGAGCGCGCGGTGCGCGGTTAGCGCGGCGTTCAGGGCATCGAGCGCTTGCGGGTACTGGCGCAGTTTTTCTTGGGCTTTGCCGACATC encodes:
- a CDS encoding CHAT domain-containing protein, whose product is MKSGAYITRLALAVAFIALGVTASTTMGSTAPADPTAAPTSSPVAPTPPASTMPGAPTPSALPPAPQQIQAQGQTAFDNHDYKTALTAWQGGLQAAQNQNARAAIAAFSLDVGKAQEKLRQYPQALDALNAALTAHRALNDRAGEAADIEWIGNVQQAQSKNDDAMASYQQALAIFKDINDSAGQADVLSAIGDLDDFIGKTDDAMTADKQALDLYRAANDQRGQADVLRGIAIIVANSGHYPEALPYLQQSLDISRQIGDQYAMASSLELIGTVNQTIGHDDIALKDYAQALPIFRALDSGSQEAHVLNDMAFSYRNLGRSGDEEHAAEQALQVARSVDDRRNQAVALGNLGDLAEKQTHYDTALDDFKQQAALDHAIGWRIGEGGALYQLADVQRQLREYDASMDNVQQALALYRAVHYRHGEAGALVALASLLSSLGRDEEAVQDSSAAAGIDEAIGAKRGEVDALLTGAIAEVNLRRTSDAIRDLNASLQIAKAIGDDDQVATTYYALGALYGRTGHPKQEYDDDHQALVMFLAEQNVLGEGITLIDIASADVSLGKNQAGLQAARQAVVLARRQGQSERLWGGLRALANAESALDMRAAAIADYTGALDQIESTRAGLGATSARTTYFSTKLSLYDDFIQYLWQLNARFPGKGYDRQALQILERKQAREALEQIGRSAARQFAGVPESVVSSDTEAELAVDDARTMLTYTEAVPKPDPAAVASATQQLHDVTAKRNGLEAQIKTRYPAYYALQHPSPIDSTTLQKKVINPGEVLLIYDVGDARTLLWVISRDHFQLVTESGTAQIQRRVAALRAHTARIQADVDKQMLPSQISDDAAQDLPGFAADSFALYNVLVPKSIAPTVGRARALVIVPTGSLYDLPFEMLVTQDPAHGAGRPHYLVQQHAISYIPSASLLGAVRASMQARREAADPLLALARPAIGNAVVAVASADTDTYATEQTRAMRAVVGDSSQDLAAAFPDLPGSQVEADDVRQVLNAPAGSILTGEDASRAKVLALNGTGQLKDYRYLLFATHAVLPDQIQGLTQPALVLAHPENGDGFLTMADIFGLTLDADFVTLSACNTGAGPHAAGEGISGLTRAFLFAGTPAMSVTLWEVDDQVAPKLTPAFFSSLNAGKSPAESLRQAKLTLINDSDPRFAHPFSWAPTVVFGDGDTAVLPR